A single window of Sporosarcina sp. Marseille-Q4943 DNA harbors:
- a CDS encoding YwpF-like family protein, whose amino-acid sequence MKTFKMISVGILVDDKIQDFPLVDGIIINQENSHRMWILELFIDKEHLQLFEGWKESGELLEARVVISYPENEPAGFRVAVDTVQQIGDNISVLLKGRLKRARTQYAEHLLEELITEGLSGEELLRRFESDMRERPRLKKDREEAKET is encoded by the coding sequence ATGAAGACATTTAAAATGATTTCTGTCGGTATTTTAGTAGACGATAAAATTCAGGATTTTCCGCTGGTCGATGGTATTATTATCAATCAGGAGAATAGCCACCGGATGTGGATTCTCGAACTTTTCATTGATAAGGAGCACCTGCAGCTGTTTGAAGGTTGGAAGGAATCGGGCGAACTATTGGAAGCGCGCGTCGTCATTTCCTATCCGGAAAACGAGCCAGCAGGATTCCGCGTGGCGGTCGACACAGTGCAGCAAATCGGCGATAATATTTCCGTCTTGCTGAAAGGCCGGTTGAAGCGCGCCCGCACCCAGTACGCGGAGCATTTATTGGAGGAATTGATCACCGAAGGACTGAGCGGCGAGGAGCTGCTGAGACGCTTCGAGTCAGATATGCGTGAACGTCCACGGTTGAAAAAGGATAGAGAAGAAGCGAAAGAAACATGA